One genomic window of Haloarchaeobius salinus includes the following:
- a CDS encoding NifU family protein encodes MSTDAAETDDALAERVEQWLAREMPIIQMHGGTSSVRRADPETGEVVVELGGGCSGCGVADITTGNIEAELLKWPEIEDVTVRVPESGESLGVEQAESIMGVDRTEGGRGDWGSSNPGKDHL; translated from the coding sequence ATGAGTACCGACGCCGCCGAGACGGACGACGCGCTCGCCGAACGGGTAGAGCAGTGGCTGGCGCGCGAGATGCCGATCATCCAGATGCACGGCGGGACCAGTTCCGTCCGGCGGGCAGACCCGGAGACCGGCGAGGTCGTCGTCGAACTCGGCGGCGGCTGTTCGGGCTGTGGCGTCGCCGACATCACCACGGGCAACATCGAGGCGGAGCTGCTGAAGTGGCCCGAGATCGAGGACGTGACCGTTCGGGTGCCCGAGAGCGGCGAGTCACTCGGCGTCGAGCAGGCGGAGTCCATCATGGGGGTCGACCGGACCGAGGGCGGCCGCGGCGACTGGGGCTCCTCGAACCCCGGGAAGGACCACCTCTGA
- a CDS encoding LVIVD repeat-containing protein has protein sequence MERRDVLRAGAGALALGAVGGTASATRAQEAYEPLGSVDIEGTMEVAPTEDGNFAFVAASDGFVSVDISDEANPSIAFEDRDLLADRDAGPMQAVADVKVDGDRLLVVGPNQAGEVIKAALLYDISDPANPEQLAVQTVDHSIHNSFFEDGYAYLTKGDRFRIMDTSGDEFSAVSEWGIHQTADIWSEVNPNFRNVHDLWVQGDYAYLANWDAGTVIVDISDRANPSMVSRLGGADPQKLAQVQQQDLVDIFYQPPGNDHYVTVDENAETLYVGAESWDTNPDDDRRGASGIDIWDISDKTSPEKLTTIRAPGAENEGFQGQFTTSHNFSLNRDRLYTSWYYGGVMIHDVSDPANPERIAWWRDPDTTQFWGAKYARYNGPDAVGVFVAGNMGPGQSNTGGLYVFPDTDGEMAEPPGVFTPPEETSLITSVDWPDYVESESPNTQTPTQTPTATPTETPTATETPTATPTETGTSTVDGTTATPTESGDDGGSPGFGALTALAGLGLGAARFLRADDGE, from the coding sequence ATGGAACGAAGAGATGTGCTCCGTGCGGGTGCAGGCGCGCTCGCACTGGGTGCAGTTGGAGGGACAGCCTCCGCAACACGAGCACAGGAAGCCTACGAGCCACTCGGTAGCGTCGACATCGAGGGTACCATGGAGGTCGCCCCGACCGAGGACGGGAACTTCGCGTTCGTCGCGGCCAGCGACGGCTTCGTCTCGGTCGACATCTCGGACGAGGCGAACCCCAGCATCGCCTTCGAAGACCGCGACCTGCTCGCCGACCGCGACGCCGGCCCGATGCAGGCCGTCGCGGACGTGAAGGTCGACGGCGACCGCCTGCTCGTGGTCGGCCCCAACCAGGCCGGCGAGGTCATCAAGGCGGCACTGCTCTACGACATCTCCGACCCCGCGAACCCAGAGCAGCTGGCTGTCCAGACGGTCGACCACTCCATCCACAACAGCTTCTTCGAGGACGGCTACGCCTACCTGACCAAGGGCGACCGGTTCCGCATCATGGACACGTCGGGCGACGAGTTCAGTGCGGTCTCGGAGTGGGGAATCCACCAGACCGCCGACATCTGGAGCGAGGTCAACCCCAACTTCCGGAACGTCCACGACCTGTGGGTGCAGGGCGACTACGCCTACCTCGCGAACTGGGACGCCGGCACCGTCATCGTCGACATCTCCGACAGGGCGAACCCGTCGATGGTCAGTCGACTCGGCGGCGCGGACCCGCAGAAGCTCGCACAGGTCCAGCAGCAGGACCTCGTCGACATCTTCTACCAGCCGCCCGGCAACGACCACTACGTCACCGTCGACGAGAACGCGGAGACGCTGTACGTCGGCGCGGAGTCGTGGGACACCAACCCCGACGACGACCGCCGTGGCGCGAGCGGCATCGACATCTGGGACATCTCCGACAAGACCAGCCCCGAGAAGCTCACCACCATCCGCGCGCCCGGCGCGGAGAACGAGGGCTTCCAGGGCCAGTTCACCACCTCGCACAACTTCTCACTCAACCGAGACCGCCTCTACACCTCCTGGTACTACGGGGGCGTGATGATCCACGACGTCTCGGACCCCGCCAATCCGGAGCGCATCGCCTGGTGGCGCGACCCCGACACCACGCAGTTCTGGGGCGCGAAGTACGCCCGGTACAACGGTCCGGACGCCGTCGGCGTCTTCGTCGCCGGCAACATGGGTCCCGGTCAGAGCAACACCGGCGGGCTCTACGTCTTCCCCGATACCGATGGGGAGATGGCCGAGCCCCCGGGCGTGTTCACCCCGCCGGAGGAGACCAGCCTGATCACGAGCGTCGACTGGCCGGACTACGTCGAGAGCGAGAGCCCGAACACGCAGACGCCGACCCAGACCCCCACCGCGACGCCGACCGAGACACCGACGGCGACGGAGACGCCCACCGCGACGCCGACGGAGACCGGCACGAGCACGGTGGACGGCACCACCGCGACGCCGACCGAGAGCGGCGACGACGGCGGCTCGCCCGGCTTCGGCGCGCTCACCGCCCTCGCCGGCCTCGGTCTCGGCGCGGCTCGGTTCCTCCGAGCTGACGACGGGGAGTAG
- a CDS encoding cell division protein SepF: MGLMSKILGGNNSHSTEDYLELDLDDFDTVSGDAAMEVHIAEVAGQADAIDIKDAVYDGDLVIADITRLRTEDRTVEHIVDELRQVAQEVDGDIVQKGDDQLIVTPTGVKISREKLGRD, from the coding sequence ATGGGCCTCATGAGCAAGATCCTCGGCGGGAACAACTCTCACAGCACCGAGGACTATCTCGAACTCGACCTCGACGACTTCGATACGGTCTCGGGCGACGCGGCGATGGAGGTACACATCGCCGAGGTCGCTGGACAGGCCGACGCTATCGACATCAAAGACGCCGTCTACGACGGCGACCTCGTCATCGCCGACATCACCCGCCTGCGAACGGAGGACAGGACGGTCGAGCACATCGTCGACGAGCTCAGACAGGTCGCCCAGGAGGTCGACGGCGACATCGTCCAGAAGGGCGACGACCAGCTCATCGTCACGCCGACCGGCGTGAAGATCAGCCGCGAGAAGCTCGGCCGCGACTGA
- a CDS encoding S8 family serine peptidase, with protein sequence MVRDTNGVSRRRLLKGAGAGLAATTMAGEVVAGEGAQDVIVGVSDDHGLQTAKEQASSVRHEFDFDDIGQAVAGRFPAEAIEGLRNNPHVRYVEDDGEYHALAQTLPWGVDRVDADALHSNGDTGDGVDVAILDTGIDSDHPDLADNVQGGKCFTDNCCGEAGGGGGPFGCDTNSNDCPNAWDDDNDHGTHCAGIADAVNNTEGVIGVSTQANLWAGKVLDGCGSGSLSAIAAGIEWAADQGFDVASMSLGASSGDQTLQDAVQYAANQGLLMVAAAGNDGPCSDCVGYPAAYPEVVAVSSTADDDSLSDFSSTGPEVELAAPGTDIYSSVPSGYATFSGTSMACPHVSGAAAQVMATGATASEARTILQDSAEDIGLGDNEQGYGLLDAENAVAAAGGGGGGDDTAPSVSWATPTDGDTVSDTVTVQISASDSEDADDSLNVTYTVDGGTARSAAYNADTGYYEDSWDTTGVSDGDNTLAASATDSAGNTSTSSITVTTDNGGDGGDTAPAIDGFSVANNSNGGWARFDVDWAVSDADGDLASVDLTLDQNGTADSASIGVSGSSASGSARLEDKKGSGDYDITLTVTDAAGNTTSQTKTVTA encoded by the coding sequence ATGGTCAGAGACACCAATGGAGTTTCCCGACGGCGATTGCTGAAAGGAGCAGGTGCAGGACTGGCGGCGACGACGATGGCGGGCGAGGTCGTCGCCGGCGAGGGTGCACAGGACGTGATCGTGGGCGTGTCGGACGATCACGGGCTCCAGACGGCGAAAGAGCAGGCGTCGTCGGTCAGACACGAGTTCGACTTCGACGACATCGGGCAGGCCGTCGCGGGACGGTTCCCCGCCGAAGCCATCGAGGGGCTCCGGAACAACCCGCACGTCCGGTACGTCGAGGACGACGGCGAGTACCACGCGCTCGCTCAGACGCTTCCGTGGGGCGTCGACCGGGTCGACGCCGACGCACTACACAGCAACGGTGACACCGGCGACGGAGTCGACGTCGCCATCCTCGACACGGGCATCGACAGCGACCATCCAGACCTGGCCGACAACGTCCAGGGCGGGAAGTGCTTCACCGACAACTGCTGTGGCGAGGCCGGCGGTGGCGGTGGCCCGTTCGGCTGTGACACGAACAGCAACGACTGTCCCAACGCCTGGGACGACGACAACGACCACGGGACACACTGCGCCGGCATCGCCGACGCGGTGAACAACACCGAGGGCGTCATCGGCGTCTCGACACAGGCGAACCTCTGGGCCGGGAAGGTGCTCGACGGCTGTGGCTCGGGGTCGCTCTCGGCCATCGCGGCCGGCATCGAGTGGGCCGCCGACCAGGGCTTCGACGTGGCTTCGATGTCGCTCGGGGCGTCCTCGGGCGACCAGACGCTCCAGGACGCGGTACAGTACGCCGCGAACCAGGGTCTGCTTATGGTCGCCGCGGCGGGCAACGACGGCCCCTGTTCGGACTGCGTTGGCTACCCCGCGGCGTACCCCGAGGTCGTCGCGGTCTCCTCGACGGCCGACGACGACAGCCTCTCGGACTTCTCGTCGACCGGTCCGGAGGTCGAGCTCGCCGCACCGGGCACCGACATATACTCGTCGGTCCCGAGCGGCTACGCGACGTTCTCGGGCACCTCGATGGCGTGTCCGCACGTCTCCGGCGCGGCCGCACAGGTGATGGCGACGGGCGCGACCGCCTCCGAGGCCCGCACGATTCTCCAGGACAGCGCCGAGGACATCGGGCTCGGCGACAACGAGCAGGGCTACGGGCTTCTCGACGCCGAGAACGCCGTCGCTGCCGCCGGCGGTGGGGGCGGGGGCGACGACACCGCACCCAGCGTCTCCTGGGCGACCCCGACGGACGGCGACACGGTCAGCGACACGGTGACGGTCCAGATCAGCGCGTCCGATAGCGAGGACGCCGACGACTCGCTGAACGTGACCTACACCGTCGACGGCGGCACGGCACGGAGCGCCGCCTACAACGCCGATACCGGCTACTACGAGGACTCGTGGGACACCACCGGCGTCTCCGACGGCGACAACACGCTGGCGGCGTCGGCGACCGACTCGGCGGGCAACACGAGCACGTCGAGCATCACGGTTACCACGGACAACGGCGGCGACGGCGGCGACACCGCACCCGCCATCGACGGGTTCTCCGTCGCGAACAACAGCAACGGCGGCTGGGCGCGCTTCGACGTGGACTGGGCGGTCTCCGACGCCGACGGCGACCTCGCGTCGGTCGACCTCACCCTCGACCAGAACGGCACCGCCGACTCGGCGAGCATCGGCGTGAGCGGCTCCAGTGCCTCCGGTTCGGCCCGTCTGGAGGACAAGAAGGGCTCGGGCGACTACGACATCACGCTGACCGTGACCGACGCGGCCGGCAACACGACGAGCCAGACGAAGACCGTCACGGCCTGA
- a CDS encoding LVIVD repeat-containing protein, which yields MQRRTLLRAGAGAFTLATLGRPAAASGTTAYDPTSELRIDGAAEVVLAADGATAYVAASTGFATVDVSDPANPTVLAEERAIETGGGSSARQILDIKVDGDTLLVPTAAQGGGPLGFFLYDVSDPANPTRIGDFYDTPHGNHNSFILDDVVYLTGNAGRSTYLNMIDVSGGEFEQLGRWSPSQDLDAGWGDVLGKVLHDIYVQDGIAYCAYWDAGTFLVDVSDPTEPEFVVRIGDYAFEDLREWSDARASTDYTEPRGNAHYVAVDDDASVLGVGRETWDTQTGDGQGGPAGISLYDISDPTSPTHLSTIEPPMPADGDTTRQGTWTTSHNFQFVGDRLYTSWYQGGVKVFDVADPSNPEQLSWWRDPSYAFWTAVTTPDLDFYAATSYSSVPGAENDALVLFPDEAGQQSAAPSSLVDADPLVRAENEHYVDLPSAFGGSDDGTATPTATPEPTPTATSTPTPTSEPTDTPTATESAGDGGSPGFGALTALAGLGLGAARFLRDRDDE from the coding sequence ATGCAACGGAGAACCCTCCTTCGCGCCGGTGCTGGCGCGTTCACACTCGCCACACTCGGCCGGCCCGCCGCCGCCAGCGGGACGACAGCGTACGACCCGACCAGCGAACTCCGGATCGACGGCGCTGCCGAGGTCGTCCTCGCCGCCGACGGGGCGACGGCGTACGTCGCCGCGAGCACCGGCTTCGCGACCGTCGACGTCTCCGACCCCGCAAACCCGACCGTGTTGGCCGAGGAACGCGCCATCGAGACGGGCGGTGGGAGTTCCGCCCGACAGATCCTCGACATCAAGGTCGACGGGGACACGCTCCTCGTCCCGACCGCTGCACAGGGCGGCGGCCCGCTGGGCTTTTTCCTCTACGACGTCTCCGACCCCGCAAACCCGACCCGGATCGGCGACTTCTACGACACGCCCCACGGCAACCACAACTCGTTCATCCTCGACGACGTGGTGTACCTGACCGGCAACGCGGGTCGCTCGACGTACCTCAACATGATCGACGTCTCCGGCGGGGAGTTCGAGCAGCTCGGTCGCTGGTCACCGAGCCAGGACCTCGACGCAGGCTGGGGCGACGTGCTCGGGAAGGTCCTCCACGACATCTACGTGCAGGACGGGATCGCCTACTGTGCGTACTGGGACGCCGGCACCTTCCTGGTCGACGTCTCCGACCCGACGGAACCCGAGTTCGTGGTCCGCATCGGCGACTACGCGTTCGAGGACCTGCGCGAGTGGAGCGACGCCCGTGCCAGCACCGACTACACGGAACCACGGGGGAACGCGCACTACGTCGCGGTCGACGACGACGCGAGCGTCCTCGGCGTCGGGCGCGAGACGTGGGACACGCAGACCGGTGACGGCCAGGGTGGACCGGCCGGCATCTCCCTGTACGACATCTCCGACCCGACCAGCCCGACGCACCTGTCGACGATCGAGCCGCCGATGCCCGCGGACGGCGATACCACTCGCCAGGGGACGTGGACCACCTCGCACAACTTCCAGTTCGTCGGCGACCGCCTCTACACCTCCTGGTACCAGGGCGGCGTGAAGGTGTTCGACGTCGCCGACCCCTCGAACCCGGAACAGCTCTCGTGGTGGCGTGACCCGTCGTACGCCTTCTGGACGGCGGTGACGACCCCCGACCTCGACTTCTACGCCGCGACGAGCTACAGCAGCGTCCCCGGCGCGGAGAACGACGCACTGGTGCTGTTCCCGGACGAGGCCGGGCAGCAGTCCGCAGCCCCGTCGAGTCTCGTCGACGCGGACCCGCTGGTCCGCGCGGAGAACGAGCACTACGTCGACCTGCCGAGCGCGTTCGGCGGGAGCGACGACGGCACGGCGACGCCGACGGCCACACCGGAGCCGACTCCGACGGCGACGTCGACACCCACACCAACGTCGGAGCCGACCGACACCCCGACGGCGACCGAGAGCGCTGGCGACGGCGGCTCGCCCGGCTTCGGTGCGCTCACCGCCCTCGCCGGCCTCGGCCTCGGCGCGGCTCGGTTCCTCCGCGACCGGGACGACGAGTAG